A genomic window from Pagrus major chromosome 23, Pma_NU_1.0 includes:
- the maptb gene encoding microtubule-associated protein tau, whose amino-acid sequence MMDGHSTPFGGDPAPKEQSMMGAVKEATEESMKASKTAGGARAAKMISAKSTESVDGVNSPGSRSPASRSSTPNRDVKKVAVVRTPPRSPGSARGRTPPPPSHPMPDLSNVRSKVGSTENLKHVPGGGKVQIVHKKLDLTNVTSKCGSKENIHHKPGGGKLEIKSEKVDFKSVQSKVGSLENVTHVPGGGRKRIESQKLSFRENARARTDHGAEIVIQPDSSPHHHSNTSSPGSLNAAEAPPLNNLADQVSASLAKQGL is encoded by the exons CTGTGAAGGAAGCGACTGAAGAATCCATGAAg gccTCCAAGACAGCAGGAGGCGCCAGAGCAGCTAAGATGATCTCAGCCAAGAGTACAG agtcAGTGGACGGAGTCAACAGTCCAGGAAGTCGGTCTCCTGCCAGTCGATCGTCCACTCCCAACAGAGACGTCAAGAAG GTGGCGGTGGTCCGGACCCCCCCCAGGTCTCCCGGCTCTGCCCGTGGACGGACgccccccccaccctcccaccCCATGCCTGACCTCAGCAATGTGAGGTCAAAGGTCGGATCCACTGAGAACCTCAAACACGTACCTGGAGGAGgaaag gttcAGATTGTTCATAAGAAGTTGGATCTCACTAATGTGACATCAAAATGTGGCTCCAAAGAGAACATCCACCACAAaccag gtggagGGAAACTGGAGATTAAATCAGAGAAGGTGGATTTTAAATCTGTTCAGTCAAAAGTCGGTTCTCTGGAGAACGTCACTCATGTtccaggaggagggaggaagagg ATTGAAAGTCAGAAGCTGAGCTTCAGGGAGAACGCCAGAGCTCGAACCGACCACGGTGCTGAAATCGTCATCCAGCCTGACTCCTCCCCTCATCACCATAGCAACACTTCCTCCCCCGGAAGCCTCAATGCTGCTGAAGCTCCACCCCTCAACAACCTGGCTGATCAG GTGTCTGCCTCCCTCGCCAAACAGGGCCTGTGA